The Triticum dicoccoides isolate Atlit2015 ecotype Zavitan chromosome 6A, WEW_v2.0, whole genome shotgun sequence genome has a window encoding:
- the LOC119317346 gene encoding pentatricopeptide repeat-containing protein At5g39350-like produces MILLPSPLVRQCLALLHSKNAIPLAPTTTAQLHALPLTSGHLIYSSIHPLFMLHRASGRPSDAHNLLAQMPHPPPVSLTNSLLRSYTGLGHHKEAVALYSRMRGFDHLTFPLAAKACAGLRLGRHGRAVHCRSLAAGFGGDAYVQNALISMYMSCGDVAEAEAVFRAMQNRSVVSWNAVIAGCVKNGCAERALEVFGEMVGDGAGVDRATIVSVLPACARTKNLSIGRAVHRLVEERGLGDYAAVKNALIDMYGKCGRLEDACRVFDGHKYDKNVVSWTVMIGAYVLNDRVDEAFNLGFDMLMTGGAPWPNGVTMAYLLSACSSLPSWRRAKCTHAMCIRLGLESDIVVETALIDTYAKCHKMKMMELTLENGSRRTETWNAAISGYSRSEREKKAVELFKRMIGESVRPDSATLASILPAYGESADLRQARNIHCYLLTLGFLRSTSITTGLVDVYAKAGDLDMAWALFDGLPEKDVVAWTTILAGYGMHGHARTAILLYEQMVELAVKPNTVTFTSLLYACSHAGLIDEGLQLFEDMRSIHGVVPNVEHYLSLIDMIGRAGRIKEAYRFIKDMPFEPSTSVWGVLLGACVLHKNVEFGEIAAKHLFELEPENTGNRVLLGNIYAAADRWNDVQDIRKMMGREGLIKEPGSSLVEARSEQCRTAML; encoded by the coding sequence ATGATACTCCTACCCAGCCCGCTCGTGCGGCAATGCCTCGCCCTCCTCCACTCCAAGAACGCGATCCCCCTTGCTCCCACCACCACCGCCCAGCTCCACGCTCTCCCCCTAACGTCCGGCCACCTCATCTACAGCAGCATCCATCCCCTCTTCATGCTGCACCGCGCCAGCGGCCGCCCCTCAGACGCCCACAACCTGCTCGCGCAAATGCCCCACCCACCTCCGGTCTCCTTAACGAACTCGCTCCTCCGCTCCTATACCGGGCTTGGCCACCACAAGGAGGCCGTCGCTCTTTACTCGCGGATGCGCGGCTTCGACCACCTCACCTTCCCCTTGGCCGCCAAGGCCTGCGCCGGCCTCCGCCTCGGCCGCCACGGGCGTGCTGTGCACTGTCGCTCGCTCGCCGCCGGCTTCGGCGGCGACGCGTACGTGCAGAATGCGTTGATATCCATGTACATGAGCTGCGGTGATGTTGCCGAGGCGGAGGCGGTGTTTCGTGCGATGCAGAACCGTTCGGTCGTGTCGTGGAATGCGGTGATTGCTGGGTGCGTCAAGAACGGCTGTGCAGAAAGggcgttggaggtgtttggcgagATGGTTGGTGATGGTGCCGGTGTTGACCGTGCCACGATTGTGTCTGTGCTGCCAGCTTGTGCGCGAACCAAGAATTTGAGCATTGGAAGAGCTGTGCACCGGTTGGTTGAGGAAAGAGGCTTGGGGGACTATGCCGCGGTGAAGAACGCGCTGATTGATATGTATGGGAAGTGCGGGAGATTGGAGGATGCTTGCAGGGTCTTCGATGGACATAAATATGACAAGAATGTTGTTTCTTGGACAGTGATGATTGGTGCGTACGTGCTGAATGACCGTGTGGACGAGGCCTTTAATCTTGGTTTTGATATGCTCATGACTGGTGGTGCACCATGGCCGAATGGAGTGACCATGGCGTATCTACTCTCAGCTTGTTCCAGCTTGCCGTCATGGAGGCGTGCCAAGTGCACGCACGCAATGTGCATTAGACTTGGGCTTGAATCAGACATCGTTGTTGAGACTGCACTTATTGACACTTACGCGAAGTGCCATAAGATGAAGATGATGGAGTTGACACTTGAAAATGGCTCACGGCGGACAGAAACATGGAATGCGGCTATCTCTGGTTATAGTCGCAGTGAACGGGAGAAGAAAGCTGTAGAATTATTTAAGCGGATGATTGGAGAATCGGTGCGCCCAGACTCTGCAACACTTGCAAGCATCCTCCCTGCGTATGGAGAATCCGCGGACCTGAGACAAGCAAGGAACATCCACTGTTACTTGCTGACTCTTGGGTTTCTTCGGAGCACATCGATCACAACTGGTTTAGTCGATGTGTATGCCAAGGCAGGTGATCTGGACATGGCATGGGCACTCTTCGACGGGCTACCTGAAAAGGATGTTGTTGCCTGGACCACTATCCTCGCTGGGTACGGTATGCACGGACATGCCCGAACTGCCATCCTGCTATATGAACAGATGGTGGAGTTGGCGGTGAAGCCGAACACCGTGACGTTCACCTCCCTGCTGTACGCTTGCAGCCATGCAGGCTTGATAGACGAAGGCCTTCAGCTATTTGAGGACATGCGTAGCATTCATGGCGTGGTGCCAAATGTCGAGCACTACCTGTCCCTGATCGACATGATTGGGCGTGCTGGGAGGATCAAGGAGGCCTACCGCTTCATCAAAGATATGCCATTCGAGCCAAGTACCTCGGTGTGGGGTGTTCTGCTGGGTGCTTGTGTTCTACACAAAAATGTTGAGTTTGGGGAGATTGCGGCGAAGCATCTGTTTGAGCTTGAGCCGGAGAACACCGGGAATCGTGTACTCCTTGGGAACATATATGCTGCAGCTGACAGATGGAACGATGTTCAGGATATCCGGAAAATGATGGGAAGAGAGGGTCTCATCAAAGAACCGGGATCTAGTTTGGTCGAGGCAAGGTCTGAACAATGCCGAACAGCGATGTTATAG
- the LOC119319369 gene encoding actin-depolymerizing factor 1: MSNSASGMAVSDQCKLKFQELKAKRSFRFIVFKINEKVQQVVVDRVGEKNESYDDFTACLPADECRYAVFDFDFVTDENCQKSKIFFISWAPDTSRVRSKMLYASSKDRFKRELDGIQVELQATDPSEMSMDIVKGRAL, translated from the exons ATG TCGAATTCCGCGTCCGGAATGGCCGTTTCCGACCAATGCAAACTCAAGTTCCAGGAACTCAAGGCGAAGAGGAGCTTCCGCTTCATCGTGTTCAAGATCAATGAGAAGGTGCAGCAGGTGGTGGTGGACAGGGTTGGGGAAAAAAATGAGAGCTATGATGATTTCACAGCCTGCTTGCCCGCTGACGAGTGCCGCTACGCGGTGTTTGATTTTGACTTCGTCACTGACGAGAACTGCCAGAAGAGCAAGATCTTCTTCATCTCTTG GGCTCCTGACACATCAAGGGTGAGGAGCAAGATGCTGTACGCGAGCTCCAAGGACCGCTTCAAGAGGGAGCTGGACGGCATCCAGGTGGAGCTACAGGCGACCGACCCGAGCGAGATGAGCATGGACATCGTAAAGGGGCGAGCCCTCTGA
- the LOC119316357 gene encoding putative cyclin-dependent kinase F-2, with protein sequence MRQLLTGAKGMQESRIVHRDIKPGNVLVLEGGEVLKICDFGLAMSETEQPPRKQAGTKLYRTPEMLMGKPDYDALTDAWSLAASWRSSSAATYCCGAWHCPEEFAYLWTIFGVLGTPNDATWPGFTSLPFASTMPPLKLEQRSRLRKLIPEDRCCPGKDMRS encoded by the coding sequence ATGCGGCAGCTCCTAACGGGCGCCAAGGGGATGCAGGAGTCCCGCATTGTCCACCGCGACATCAAGCCCGGCAACGTCCTTGTCCTGGAAGGCGGGGAAGTCCTGAAGATCTGCGACTTCGGACTGGCCATGTCGGAAACCGAGCAGCCGCCGCGCAAGCAGGCCGGCACGAAGCTGTACCGCACGCCGGAGATGCTCATGGGGAAGCCGGACTACGACGCGCTCACGGACGCGTGGTCGCTGGCCGCTTCATGGCGGAGCTCGTCAGCGGCGACATACTGCTGCGGCGCGTGGCACTGCCCCGAGGAGTTCGCCTATCTCTGGACTATCTTCGGGGTGCTGGGAACGCCGAACGACGCAACATGGCCGGGGTTCACCTCCCTGCCGTTCGCTTCCACGATGCCGCCGCTGAAACTGGAGCAGCGCAGCCGGCTGCGCAAGCTGATCCCGGAGGACAGATGCTGTCCGGGGAAGGATATGAGGTCATGA